In one window of Chryseobacterium phocaeense DNA:
- a CDS encoding helix-turn-helix domain-containing protein, whose translation MSRVPQYQPDEFSSILNIDWTGKSMAKKELNEFFIEPLHILKDGKIPSRPHRKTVNDFIFITKGSIEKMVCSSVFGVTEGMIMLLPPHKIRTFMHFTPDVEGFYCHFSNEFIADGPGLKFLQDILNHADLVYNPTLFPDPEHCGRIFILLRQMEALYNQSNNLDLVRLYLFTLLGEIRHFIENLPRPNLSANETLVFRFRKLITSEIQNLHSVKEYADLLNVSPNHLNKSIKNTTGKTASEIINESLLMEAKALLSLPHYSVSEIAFALGVEDVSYFSRFFKKHSGMTPSDYRKGIGLS comes from the coding sequence ATGAGCCGTGTTCCCCAATATCAACCTGATGAATTCAGTTCAATCCTGAACATAGATTGGACGGGAAAATCCATGGCAAAAAAAGAATTGAATGAGTTTTTTATAGAACCGCTCCATATCCTGAAAGACGGTAAAATTCCTTCCAGGCCACACCGGAAAACGGTCAATGATTTTATATTCATCACAAAAGGGAGCATTGAGAAAATGGTATGCTCAAGCGTATTCGGAGTAACGGAAGGGATGATCATGCTGCTTCCTCCGCACAAAATCCGGACGTTTATGCATTTTACACCTGATGTAGAAGGTTTTTACTGCCATTTCTCCAACGAATTCATTGCTGATGGTCCGGGACTTAAATTTTTGCAGGATATATTGAATCATGCTGACCTCGTGTATAACCCGACTCTTTTTCCGGATCCGGAACATTGCGGGAGGATTTTTATCCTTCTACGGCAGATGGAGGCACTTTATAATCAAAGTAACAACCTGGATCTTGTCAGGCTGTATCTTTTTACGTTATTAGGAGAAATCCGTCATTTTATAGAAAATCTTCCCCGTCCGAACCTTTCTGCAAACGAAACCCTGGTGTTCCGCTTCCGGAAGTTGATCACCAGTGAGATTCAAAATCTGCATTCAGTAAAAGAATATGCAGATCTGCTGAATGTTTCTCCCAATCATCTGAATAAATCCATCAAAAACACAACAGGAAAAACGGCTTCCGAAATTATCAATGAATCCCTGCTGATGGAAGCTAAAGCTCTTCTTTCGCTGCCTCATTATTCCGTTTCAGAAATTGCCTTTGCATTAGGGGTGGAAGATGTTTCCTATTTTTCCCGGTTTTTCAAAAAACACAGCGGGATGACTCCGTCCGATTACCGGAAAGGGATTGGTTTGTCCTGA
- a CDS encoding Crp/Fnr family transcriptional regulator, whose amino-acid sequence MMTHEKLIKLLKNYGEISREDEINIADKFIFQKTKKKEILVGQNCSCNKLFFVVEGFIRAYSINDKGNEATRMIAWEGNFLTDMVGFRDQNTNQEIIESVTDSFLLFITKNNFDLLLNSSENFKKIYIKVLEEYSNIHMKKLQLINIVDISLKMKYFKEHFPHLVFKLNDKILASFLSISRETLVRHKKNW is encoded by the coding sequence ATGATGACACATGAAAAACTAATTAAACTACTAAAGAATTATGGAGAAATTTCCAGAGAAGACGAAATAAACATAGCAGATAAATTTATATTCCAGAAAACTAAGAAAAAAGAAATATTAGTAGGGCAAAACTGTTCCTGTAATAAGCTTTTCTTTGTAGTAGAAGGATTTATAAGGGCATACTCCATTAATGACAAAGGAAACGAGGCTACCAGAATGATAGCCTGGGAGGGTAACTTTTTGACTGATATGGTTGGATTCAGGGATCAGAATACCAATCAGGAAATAATTGAAAGCGTTACAGATTCATTTTTGCTATTTATCACAAAAAATAATTTTGACTTACTGTTAAATTCATCTGAAAATTTTAAAAAGATTTATATCAAAGTGCTTGAAGAATACAGTAATATACATATGAAAAAACTTCAGCTCATCAATATTGTTGATATTTCCCTCAAAATGAAATATTTTAAGGAACATTTTCCCCATCTGGTATTTAAATTAAACGATAAAATTTTAGCTTCGTTTCTGTCTATTTCCAGAGAAACTTTGGTAAGGCATAAAAAAAATTGGTAA
- a CDS encoding Sec-independent protein translocase subunit TatA/TatB, translating to MELSIGEMALIAVAIVVLFGPDKLPQIARDLGAGVRKMRGAVEDIKTEIMKETDNPVSEIKREIEKVKDAAKDFNPMKDIEKDIVNEPSTTNEPPKLKPADDDTYEGPVSR from the coding sequence ATGGAATTAAGCATTGGAGAAATGGCACTGATCGCGGTAGCGATTGTTGTATTATTCGGTCCGGATAAACTTCCTCAGATAGCGCGTGACTTAGGGGCAGGCGTAAGAAAAATGCGTGGTGCGGTGGAAGACATTAAAACTGAAATCATGAAGGAAACAGATAATCCTGTTTCCGAGATCAAGCGTGAAATAGAGAAGGTAAAAGATGCGGCGAAAGACTTCAATCCCATGAAGGATATTGAAAAAGACATTGTGAATGAGCCTTCCACAACCAATGAACCTCCAAAATTAAAGCCTGCCGATGATGACACCTACGAAGGGCCTGTAAGCAGATAA
- a CDS encoding YihY/virulence factor BrkB family protein, with product MSIKVPRFILKIQEFFDGIHIPVLGISLWQMFQIYISGIFKGNIGRKAAAISWSFTISLFPFLLFLLSVLPYMPHYDKLQFYIFEVLMHNVFPSNMEGDVRGYIETNIIPNMKGISNLTIILALVFATNGTFSLINGFNENSDEKLTDVKEFILSFFITIGFITIVFLALFGVYYVEVVMKLFTPAYDIPWLVNNLTKIIGFVSFPLFYFILLTLFYWLGTVKIARFRQAVPGAILTTVLFVLTTYIFAIYVKDIARYNVLYGSIGSMILLMVWVNVNVYLLLFGNELNMALRKLRIEKLLSDEIKREAIHYHSQVTEPNLESDDEHRRKLEERKKD from the coding sequence ATGAGTATAAAAGTTCCCCGGTTTATTCTGAAGATTCAAGAATTTTTTGACGGTATTCATATTCCTGTTCTGGGAATATCGCTCTGGCAGATGTTTCAGATCTATATTTCCGGGATTTTTAAAGGGAATATCGGGAGAAAAGCAGCCGCCATTTCCTGGAGCTTTACTATCAGTTTATTTCCATTTTTACTCTTCCTTTTGTCTGTTTTGCCTTATATGCCGCATTATGACAAGCTTCAGTTTTATATTTTTGAGGTTTTGATGCATAATGTTTTCCCTTCTAATATGGAAGGCGACGTAAGAGGCTACATAGAAACAAACATCATCCCGAATATGAAAGGGATCAGTAACCTTACCATTATATTGGCCCTTGTTTTTGCAACCAATGGAACCTTTTCGCTGATCAATGGATTTAACGAAAATTCCGATGAAAAACTGACTGATGTAAAGGAATTTATTCTCTCTTTTTTTATAACGATAGGTTTTATCACCATTGTTTTTCTGGCGCTTTTCGGGGTGTATTATGTGGAGGTCGTGATGAAGCTTTTTACACCGGCGTATGATATTCCATGGCTGGTCAATAACCTTACCAAAATCATTGGTTTTGTCTCTTTTCCGCTGTTTTATTTTATCCTTCTGACGCTTTTCTACTGGCTGGGTACGGTAAAAATTGCCAGATTCAGGCAAGCGGTTCCCGGAGCCATTTTAACGACGGTTCTGTTTGTGCTCACCACTTATATTTTTGCAATCTATGTAAAGGATATTGCCCGATACAACGTACTGTACGGATCCATCGGAAGTATGATCCTGCTGATGGTTTGGGTGAACGTGAATGTATATCTCCTTTTATTCGGGAACGAGCTCAATATGGCCCTGCGAAAGCTGAGAATCGAAAAACTCCTTTCTGATGAAATAAAAAGGGAAGCCATTCATTATCATTCACAGGTTACGGAGCCCAATCTTGAAAGCGATGACGAACACAGAAGAAAACTGGAAGAACGGAAAAAGGATTAA
- a CDS encoding TCR/Tet family MFS transporter yields MENSKKKAAIGFIFITLLIDITGWGIIIPVVPKLIEELIHADISEAAKYGGWLGFAYAFTQFIFSPVVGNLSDKYGRRPVILISLFGFAVDYIFLALAPTIWWLFLGRIIAGLTGASVTTASAYIADISTDEDRAKNFGLIGAAFGLGFIIGPVLGGLLGHYGARVPFYAAAALCLLNFLYGYFILPESLDKDKRREFDWKRANPVGSFKFLGKHPEISGLIIALILIYIAGHAVQSNWSFFTMYKFNWDEKMVGISLGVVGALVGLVQGGLIRWTTPRLGEQKSIYYGLALYAIGMLLFAFATEGWMMFAFLVPYCLGGICGPALQSVITKSVPSNEQGELQGALTSLMSATSIIGPPLMTNLFYYFTHDEAPFEFSGAPFFLAFILMAVSVVMSYYAFQKNNKKTGLK; encoded by the coding sequence ATGGAAAATTCAAAGAAAAAAGCAGCCATCGGCTTTATATTTATCACCTTACTGATTGACATTACCGGATGGGGAATTATTATTCCCGTAGTTCCCAAACTGATCGAGGAACTGATTCATGCAGATATCAGCGAAGCTGCAAAATATGGTGGCTGGCTGGGTTTTGCCTATGCATTTACCCAGTTTATTTTTTCTCCGGTGGTAGGGAACTTAAGCGATAAATACGGCAGAAGACCTGTTATCCTGATCTCTCTCTTTGGATTTGCGGTAGACTATATTTTTCTCGCTCTGGCACCAACCATCTGGTGGCTTTTTCTCGGAAGAATTATCGCCGGGCTTACCGGAGCGAGTGTAACCACTGCCAGCGCCTATATTGCTGATATCTCCACGGATGAAGACAGGGCCAAAAACTTTGGGCTTATCGGGGCAGCATTCGGTTTAGGGTTTATTATCGGGCCTGTATTGGGTGGACTTCTGGGACATTACGGAGCCAGGGTTCCGTTTTATGCCGCCGCTGCTTTATGTCTGTTGAATTTCCTGTATGGCTATTTTATCCTTCCGGAAAGTTTAGATAAAGATAAAAGAAGAGAATTCGATTGGAAAAGGGCAAATCCTGTTGGTTCATTTAAATTTTTAGGTAAGCATCCGGAAATTTCGGGACTAATCATTGCCCTGATCTTAATTTATATTGCCGGGCATGCCGTACAGAGCAACTGGAGCTTTTTCACGATGTATAAATTTAACTGGGATGAAAAGATGGTTGGAATTTCATTAGGCGTTGTAGGAGCTTTAGTCGGCCTTGTCCAGGGAGGACTGATACGCTGGACGACCCCAAGACTTGGCGAGCAGAAAAGTATCTATTACGGATTGGCTTTGTATGCAATAGGAATGCTTCTTTTTGCCTTTGCTACAGAAGGCTGGATGATGTTTGCATTCCTGGTTCCTTATTGTTTAGGAGGGATCTGTGGACCGGCGCTTCAGTCTGTCATCACGAAAAGTGTTCCTTCCAATGAGCAGGGAGAACTTCAGGGTGCGCTGACCAGCCTGATGAGTGCCACTTCCATTATAGGACCGCCACTGATGACCAACCTGTTCTACTATTTTACCCATGACGAAGCACCGTTTGAATTTTCGGGAGCGCCGTTCTTCCTTGCCTTTATTTTAATGGCCGTAAGTGTGGTCATGTCTTATTATGCCTTTCAGAAAAATAATAAAAAGACCGGGTTAAAATAA
- the nhaA gene encoding Na+/H+ antiporter NhaA → MNLSLYFKKFFSSNQTSGILLIFCVLISLLIANSSAGEAFQGFLDREVGTHLFHLTYPVSIWINDGLMAVFFLLVGLEIKREMVEGELSSFKNASLPIFAAIGGMLVPAVIYTFFNSGTEYSSGWGIPMATDIAFSLAIISMLGKRIPNSIKIFLAALAIVDDLGAILVIAVFYTDQIHWTYLFLSLGVAALLFLLNFLKVTRIIFYLIPGLFLWYFLHHSGIHATIAGVLLAFSIPTNASNVEISPLEKLEHQLHIPVSFFIMPIFALTNTNIAFTSEMVAGVTSTLGLGIIFGLVLGKLIGINLFSWVAIKLKLSELPQNSTWPQMAGVGLLAGIGFTMSIFIALLSFKDDIPIQDEAKFAILIASFLAAVIGFLILSVSSKKDMEAIED, encoded by the coding sequence ATGAATTTATCTTTATATTTTAAAAAATTTTTCAGCAGCAACCAGACATCGGGAATACTCCTTATATTCTGCGTGCTTATTTCACTATTAATTGCTAATTCTTCTGCCGGTGAGGCTTTTCAGGGCTTTTTAGACCGGGAAGTGGGTACTCACCTTTTCCATCTTACCTATCCGGTCAGTATCTGGATCAATGACGGGCTGATGGCCGTTTTCTTCCTTCTGGTAGGACTTGAGATTAAAAGGGAAATGGTAGAAGGTGAGCTGTCTTCCTTTAAAAATGCATCGCTGCCGATATTTGCTGCCATAGGTGGAATGCTGGTTCCGGCGGTTATTTATACGTTTTTCAATTCGGGGACTGAATACAGCAGCGGCTGGGGAATTCCCATGGCAACGGATATCGCGTTTTCACTGGCGATTATCTCAATGCTGGGGAAAAGAATTCCAAATTCCATCAAAATATTCCTGGCTGCACTGGCTATCGTAGATGACCTGGGGGCTATTCTGGTGATTGCCGTTTTTTATACCGACCAAATTCACTGGACTTACCTGTTCCTGTCTTTAGGGGTAGCAGCTTTATTATTTCTGCTGAATTTTTTAAAAGTTACCAGGATTATCTTTTACCTTATTCCCGGGCTGTTTTTATGGTACTTCCTGCATCATTCGGGGATCCATGCAACAATTGCAGGGGTATTGCTGGCTTTCTCTATACCCACTAATGCTTCGAATGTAGAAATTTCCCCTCTTGAGAAACTGGAACACCAGCTTCATATTCCGGTAAGCTTTTTCATCATGCCGATATTTGCTTTAACGAATACCAATATTGCTTTTACCAGCGAAATGGTGGCCGGGGTTACGAGTACGTTAGGCCTTGGGATTATCTTCGGATTGGTATTGGGAAAACTGATTGGAATCAACCTGTTTTCATGGGTAGCTATTAAACTGAAGCTTAGTGAACTCCCTCAGAACAGTACTTGGCCACAAATGGCAGGTGTGGGACTACTGGCGGGCATAGGATTTACAATGTCCATTTTTATTGCCCTTCTTTCTTTTAAGGATGATATTCCGATCCAGGATGAAGCCAAATTTGCAATCCTGATTGCATCATTCCTCGCAGCAGTTATAGGTTTTCTGATATTAAGCGTAAGCTCTAAAAAAGATATGGAAGCTATAGAAGATTAA
- a CDS encoding tetratricopeptide repeat protein yields MKKTLLITACICASFHLYAQDKNKAEECFKKADYKCAEEQYTKLAEKEQIQKFQSEYYNNLGTAQRRLGKTALALKSYELALKSNPLSAPVYANLASLNSQKGNKVKALEYISKGLSIDAENPEFYLTRSKIYDSQGKKDLALNDLKQILTFAPDNIFAKTGLANLKKNNGDLEGALKDYNQLIAEKPESLLYNGRADVYFKMKKSKEALVDVNKAISIDPKFSHSYVTKALILFDTAKPKEACENLDKAVSLGYEKAILAEYYAKCVK; encoded by the coding sequence ATGAAAAAAACTTTACTTATTACTGCATGTATATGCGCTTCATTCCATCTTTACGCACAGGACAAAAATAAAGCCGAAGAATGCTTTAAAAAAGCAGACTATAAATGTGCTGAAGAACAATACACCAAACTTGCAGAAAAGGAGCAGATCCAGAAATTCCAGTCTGAATATTACAACAATCTGGGAACAGCCCAAAGAAGACTGGGGAAAACTGCGCTGGCACTGAAATCGTACGAATTAGCTTTAAAATCAAATCCTCTGTCGGCTCCTGTATACGCAAATCTTGCTTCACTAAACAGCCAGAAAGGAAATAAGGTGAAAGCCCTGGAATACATTTCCAAAGGGCTTAGCATTGATGCTGAAAATCCGGAATTCTATCTTACCCGTTCCAAAATCTACGACAGCCAGGGAAAAAAGGACCTTGCGCTGAATGACCTTAAACAGATTCTAACCTTTGCTCCCGATAATATTTTTGCAAAAACAGGGCTGGCCAATCTGAAGAAAAATAACGGAGACCTGGAAGGCGCCCTAAAAGATTACAACCAGCTGATTGCTGAAAAACCTGAATCACTGCTGTACAATGGAAGAGCAGACGTCTATTTCAAAATGAAAAAGTCTAAGGAGGCTCTCGTCGACGTGAATAAAGCCATTTCCATAGATCCTAAATTTTCCCACTCTTACGTCACGAAAGCCTTAATTCTGTTTGATACGGCAAAACCCAAGGAAGCCTGTGAAAACCTGGACAAAGCAGTAAGCTTAGGGTATGAAAAGGCGATTTTGGCAGAGTATTATGCTAAATGTGTGAAATAA
- a CDS encoding RelA/SpoT family protein, translating into MSYDLEQENKEILARYKDLISNTYRTLDEENNKLIRKAFDIALDAHKDQRRKSGEPYIYHPIAVAKIVATEIGLGATSIACALLHDVVEDSDYTYEDLKKIFGEKIANIVNGLTKISIMNHQNISVQSENYRKLLLTLSEDFRVILIKIADRLHNMRTLESMAPDKQKKIASETVYIYAPMAHRLGLYNIKSELEDLSLKYNNPEVYNEITEKLESAKENRERYIEEFKTEVSERLKEEGLNFNIKGRAKAISSIYRKMLKQGVSFEEVFDNYAIRIIYKSDAKNEKFLAWKIYSIVTDVYHSNPSRMRDWITQPRSTGYESLHLTVLGPDKKWIEVQIRSERMNEIAEKGVAAHYKYKEGYKQSSEDRNFERWVTEIREVLEQQQNLSTSELLDNIKLNLYSKEVFVFTPKGEIKILPTNATALDFAFSVHSDLGMKCLGAKINGKLVPISYVLQNGDQIDILSSQNQKPKSDWLEFVVTSKAKSKIKSYLNSQKNQLVEEGKEILQRKLRHAKINFNDEEVNKLQKFFNLKTSQELFLKFQSNELDVSSLRKYIESKNVFNNLLSRFRKSPAKNVQFEEPKEQNLDMIVFGKDEEKLNYSYAKCCTVIPGDKIFGFITISDGIKVHSDNCPNAINLRAQYDYRVIPAKWVNAESFKNRVKIEIEGLDRMGMINDITTVISGSMGMDMKSMSIESNNGVFMGNINLEVKNKGQLEETFKKLKDINGVSRVRRLQS; encoded by the coding sequence ATGAGTTACGATTTAGAACAGGAAAATAAAGAGATCCTTGCCCGCTATAAGGATCTGATTTCGAACACATACAGAACGCTGGATGAGGAAAATAACAAACTTATCCGGAAGGCATTCGATATTGCATTGGATGCCCACAAGGATCAAAGGAGAAAATCCGGCGAGCCTTACATTTACCACCCTATTGCCGTAGCTAAAATTGTGGCCACCGAAATTGGTCTGGGAGCAACTTCTATTGCCTGTGCCCTGCTGCATGACGTGGTAGAAGATTCGGATTATACGTATGAGGATCTGAAAAAGATTTTTGGAGAAAAGATCGCCAATATTGTGAACGGGCTCACCAAGATCTCTATCATGAATCATCAGAATATTTCCGTACAGTCTGAAAACTACAGAAAGCTTTTATTAACGCTGTCAGAGGATTTCAGGGTGATTCTGATCAAAATTGCCGACCGTCTTCACAATATGCGTACGCTGGAAAGCATGGCTCCGGACAAACAGAAAAAGATCGCTTCGGAAACGGTTTATATTTATGCTCCCATGGCACACCGTCTGGGGCTGTATAATATTAAATCCGAACTTGAGGACCTTTCCCTGAAATACAACAATCCTGAAGTTTATAATGAAATCACGGAGAAGCTGGAATCTGCCAAAGAAAACCGGGAACGTTATATTGAAGAGTTCAAAACCGAGGTTTCGGAAAGATTAAAAGAGGAAGGGTTAAATTTCAATATCAAAGGCCGCGCTAAAGCTATTTCTTCCATTTACAGGAAAATGCTGAAACAAGGGGTTTCTTTTGAGGAAGTTTTTGACAATTATGCCATCAGGATCATCTATAAATCAGATGCAAAAAATGAAAAATTCCTGGCGTGGAAGATCTACTCTATTGTAACGGATGTCTATCACAGTAATCCTTCCAGAATGAGGGACTGGATCACACAACCACGCTCCACGGGGTACGAAAGTCTCCATTTAACCGTTCTCGGGCCGGATAAAAAATGGATCGAGGTACAGATCCGTTCGGAGCGGATGAACGAAATTGCAGAAAAAGGGGTGGCTGCCCATTATAAATACAAAGAAGGCTACAAACAGAGCTCCGAGGACCGTAATTTCGAAAGATGGGTAACGGAGATCCGGGAAGTGCTGGAGCAGCAGCAAAATCTTTCTACGTCTGAACTTTTAGATAATATTAAATTAAATTTATATTCCAAGGAAGTATTTGTATTTACTCCGAAAGGGGAAATCAAAATTCTCCCTACGAATGCTACCGCTTTGGATTTCGCCTTTTCCGTTCACTCTGATCTGGGAATGAAATGTCTTGGAGCGAAGATCAACGGGAAACTGGTCCCTATCTCCTATGTTTTACAAAATGGTGACCAGATTGATATTTTATCTTCTCAGAACCAGAAACCGAAATCTGACTGGCTGGAATTTGTAGTGACCTCCAAAGCCAAATCCAAGATCAAAAGTTATCTGAATTCCCAGAAAAACCAGCTGGTGGAGGAAGGAAAAGAAATTCTTCAGAGAAAACTACGCCATGCCAAAATCAACTTCAATGATGAAGAGGTCAATAAACTTCAGAAGTTTTTCAATTTAAAAACATCACAGGAACTGTTTCTTAAATTCCAGAGTAATGAGCTGGATGTAAGCAGTCTGAGAAAATATATCGAAAGCAAAAACGTATTCAATAATTTACTGTCGAGATTCAGAAAGTCTCCGGCGAAAAACGTTCAGTTTGAAGAGCCGAAAGAGCAGAATCTAGATATGATCGTTTTCGGGAAAGATGAGGAAAAGTTGAATTACAGCTATGCAAAATGTTGTACGGTAATTCCCGGTGATAAAATTTTCGGATTTATTACCATTTCTGACGGGATCAAGGTCCATAGTGACAATTGCCCGAATGCCATCAATCTCAGGGCACAATATGATTACCGGGTTATTCCTGCCAAATGGGTGAACGCGGAAAGCTTTAAGAACAGGGTGAAGATTGAAATTGAAGGTCTGGACCGGATGGGAATGATCAACGATATCACCACCGTAATCAGCGGAAGTATGGGAATGGACATGAAAAGTATGTCCATAGAATCCAATAACGGGGTTTTTATGGGCAACATCAATCTTGAGGTTAAGAATAAGGGACAGCTTGAGGAAACCTTTAAAAAGCTCAAGGATATTAACGGAGTCTCCAGGGTGAGACGACTACAATCATAA
- a CDS encoding phosphatase PAP2 family protein, which translates to MEEIIQEDKKVFLYLNNLGDSSFDQFWMLISSTWIWVPLYIIFLYFLYKNYKLKSLVFILIFIGLGATVSDQLASVFKYGVARLRPCHDPTLEHYMRIVKCGGQYGFYSAHASNTFFLASYLSILLKKKLNWFPYAIFVWAVVVSYSRIYLGVHFPIDILVGAFVGSLLGVIFGVLAKKVINKQTITS; encoded by the coding sequence ATGGAGGAGATTATTCAGGAAGATAAAAAGGTTTTTCTATACCTTAATAATTTGGGCGATAGTTCTTTCGACCAATTTTGGATGCTGATTTCCAGTACATGGATCTGGGTACCGCTTTACATTATATTTCTTTACTTTTTATACAAAAATTATAAACTAAAGTCTTTAGTTTTCATTCTTATATTTATTGGCCTTGGCGCTACGGTTTCCGATCAGCTGGCCAGTGTTTTCAAATATGGAGTGGCCAGGCTACGGCCTTGTCATGATCCTACCCTGGAACACTATATGAGGATTGTGAAGTGCGGCGGACAGTATGGGTTTTATTCTGCGCATGCTTCCAACACTTTCTTCCTTGCTTCTTATTTAAGTATTTTATTGAAAAAGAAACTCAATTGGTTTCCATATGCTATCTTTGTATGGGCTGTGGTAGTTTCTTACAGCCGGATATATTTAGGAGTTCATTTCCCGATAGATATTTTGGTGGGGGCGTTTGTTGGATCTTTATTGGGAGTGATATTTGGAGTACTCGCCAAAAAAGTCATCAACAAACAAACTATAACTTCATGA
- a CDS encoding 23S rRNA (pseudouridine(1915)-N(3))-methyltransferase RlmH: MRISLLCIGKTDDKEITSLIQYYLTRLPKHWNFEINEIPDVKNAKNLSADLLKKEESKLFLNHIDKNDLVIILDEKGKQFTSREFAQKIDTWMNLSVKKVHILIGGAYGFSEEIYSRANEKMSLSKMTFTHQMIRLFIVEQIYRADQILQGKPYHND; the protein is encoded by the coding sequence ATGCGAATCAGCTTACTTTGTATCGGTAAAACAGATGACAAAGAGATCACTTCCCTGATCCAATATTATCTTACCCGTCTTCCCAAACACTGGAATTTTGAAATCAATGAGATTCCTGATGTAAAAAATGCAAAAAACCTTTCTGCCGATCTTTTGAAGAAGGAAGAATCTAAGCTGTTCCTCAACCATATTGATAAAAACGACCTGGTTATTATCCTGGACGAAAAAGGAAAACAGTTTACGAGCCGTGAATTTGCCCAGAAAATTGATACCTGGATGAATTTATCCGTTAAGAAAGTTCATATTCTTATCGGTGGCGCCTACGGCTTTTCAGAAGAAATCTACAGCCGGGCCAATGAAAAAATGTCTCTTTCGAAGATGACCTTTACGCATCAGATGATTCGTTTGTTTATTGTAGAGCAAATCTACCGTGCCGACCAGATTTTACAGGGAAAACCGTATCATAACGACTGA
- a CDS encoding GLPGLI family protein codes for MFSQNYKIIYDIAWKPSVENEALVNDLGVLIINQSKSFFSGYENFRDDSLKSSVVKKFIEGTQKGNLRFPEARNKSKFKKVIFKNLSNDSLTQEEKFFVTTFHINFNCKMNWKMEKDESKTYFGYTCKKATLNFGGRKWTAWYTTEIPISDGPYKFHGLPGLILSISDNKGEYDFHIKAITKETNDLQYRSFGLPKPIKLSSEKWLAYYEKYKKQPSIVYENINTETTTYVINGKEIGRNEKNDYDIRQKKYLLENNNEIEMVNTCK; via the coding sequence ATGTTTTCCCAGAATTATAAAATTATTTATGATATAGCCTGGAAACCGTCTGTAGAGAATGAAGCTTTAGTGAACGATTTGGGAGTTTTAATTATCAATCAGTCAAAATCTTTTTTTAGCGGGTATGAGAATTTCCGAGATGATTCTTTGAAATCTTCTGTTGTTAAAAAATTTATTGAGGGAACCCAGAAAGGCAACCTGAGATTTCCGGAAGCAAGAAATAAATCAAAATTCAAAAAAGTAATTTTTAAAAACCTTTCGAATGACAGCCTAACACAAGAAGAAAAATTTTTTGTGACAACATTTCATATCAACTTTAATTGCAAAATGAATTGGAAGATGGAAAAAGACGAGTCGAAGACTTATTTTGGATATACCTGTAAGAAAGCTACGCTAAATTTCGGAGGAAGGAAATGGACAGCATGGTATACAACAGAAATCCCGATCTCAGACGGACCCTATAAATTTCATGGTTTGCCGGGACTAATACTGTCTATATCTGATAACAAAGGCGAATACGATTTTCATATAAAAGCTATAACAAAAGAGACGAATGACCTTCAATATAGAAGCTTCGGGCTACCTAAGCCTATAAAATTATCTTCTGAAAAATGGTTGGCCTATTATGAAAAATATAAAAAACAACCTTCAATCGTTTATGAAAACATCAATACTGAAACTACTACTTATGTGATTAACGGGAAGGAAATAGGGCGTAATGAGAAAAATGATTATGATATAAGGCAGAAGAAATATTTATTGGAAAATAATAATGAAATAGAAATGGTCAATACATGTAAGTAA